The Rhinoderma darwinii isolate aRhiDar2 chromosome 11, aRhiDar2.hap1, whole genome shotgun sequence genome window below encodes:
- the LOC142662988 gene encoding histone H1.11R-like, which produces MAETAPAAAVPPTEPAAKSKKQPKKTAAGGAKKNKKPSCPSVSDLIVKAVSASKERSGVSLAALKKALAAGGYDVDKNSRLKMALKTLVTKETLLQVKGSGASGSFKLNKKQLETKDKAVKKKPAAAGKSPKKTPAKSLTKAKRPAAAKKVAKSPKKPKPAPKKITKSPAKKAAKPKAAKSPAKKAPKAAKSPAKKAAKSSAKKAPKAAKSPARKASKSRKTVAKK; this is translated from the coding sequence ATGGCAGAGACCGCGCCAGCCGCCGCTGTCCCTCCCACCGAGCCTGCCGCCAAATCCAAAAAGCAGCCGAAAAAAACTGCAGCAGGGGGCgccaagaaaaacaaaaaaccctcctGTCCCAGCGTGTCCGATCTCATCGTGAAAGCCGTGTCCGCCTCCAAAGAGCGCAGTGGGGTGTCTCTGGCCGCCCTGAAGAAGGCTCTGGCTGCTGGAGGATACGATGTAGACAAGAACAGCCGCCTGAAGATGGCGCTCAAGACTCTGGTGACCAAGGAAACCCTGCTCCAGGTGAAAGGCAGCGGCGCCTCCGGCTCCTTCAAGCTGAACAAGAAGCAGCTGGAGACTAAGGACAAGGCGGTCAAGAAGAAGCCGGCGGCTGCTGGCAAATCCCCGAAGAAGACTCCGGCCAAGAGCCTGACAAAGGCCAAGAGGCCTGCCGCTGCCAAGAAGGTGGCGAAGAGCCCCAAGAAGCCAAAACCTGCCCCTAAGAAAATAACAAAGAGCCCAGCAAAGAAGGCGGCCAAGcccaaagctgccaagagtccggctaagaaagcgcccaaagctgccaagagtccggctaagaaagctgccaagagttCGGCAAAGAAAGCGcccaaagctgccaagagtccggctaggAAAGCGTCTAAATCCAGGAAGACCGTGGCGAAGAAATAA